The following are encoded in a window of Gaiellales bacterium genomic DNA:
- a CDS encoding GAF domain-containing protein, producing the protein MSVPNTAARSAETRHLFRIINTVSSTLDLDRVLRAIVDLVSDAIDCHACFIYLVAPDSSLVLRSVSDPYGALVDRLRFERGEGLAGWVAEHNQPVFLTEGALTDPRVKVVPEADEEQYQSIVAVPLRSKAGEVVGVISLHAEAPREFTEADSDFLVHAASLVAGAIENARLYEHTRRRLALVEGMADLARAVSAASTLDQLLPAVARRAQRLLAAVACEVYVTGSDGALELGAASPASAPRDRLPSAADLGVVLAGGRADDGDSRRLAELLWGDPTAAALVAPMVAADELLGFLTLRFPGDRPADAEAREVATSIAGQSAIALKNLHLIERLTEHNAIKDFLEDLSRGLPAPAGLADRGRALGCDLHRPHLVLQAAPRSGAGTQSWEEVARALEAGAARAFPGSLFDRRDGAVRGLVRLGNTDEAAALAKLREMHAGLNRNHPLAIGLSHRCEGPASFSTGFEEAQQAVTAAAVISPEPGVVSFDDLGAYKYLLRVSQDGRTRDHRGDALKKLEAYDRRHRSSLLATLEEYLKRRGNIAAAAQTLFVHPNTLRQRLRRIQDLTGLDVQNEDWLMIEIELKLLRLERALGRAG; encoded by the coding sequence ATGTCCGTTCCGAACACCGCGGCGCGCTCGGCGGAGACGCGCCACCTGTTTCGGATCATCAACACGGTCTCGTCGACGCTCGACCTCGACCGGGTTCTGCGGGCGATCGTCGACCTCGTCTCCGACGCGATCGACTGCCACGCCTGCTTCATCTATCTGGTGGCGCCGGACAGCTCCCTGGTCCTGCGCTCGGTCTCGGATCCCTACGGGGCGCTCGTCGACCGGCTCCGGTTCGAGCGCGGCGAGGGGCTGGCCGGCTGGGTGGCCGAGCACAATCAGCCCGTCTTCCTGACCGAGGGCGCGCTCACCGACCCGCGCGTGAAGGTCGTTCCCGAGGCCGACGAGGAGCAGTACCAGTCGATCGTCGCCGTGCCGCTGCGCAGCAAGGCCGGCGAGGTGGTCGGCGTGATCTCGCTGCACGCCGAGGCGCCCCGCGAGTTCACCGAGGCCGATTCCGACTTCCTCGTCCATGCCGCCAGCCTGGTCGCGGGCGCCATCGAGAACGCCCGCCTCTACGAGCACACCCGCCGCCGCCTCGCCCTCGTCGAGGGCATGGCCGACCTGGCCCGGGCCGTGTCGGCCGCCTCGACGCTCGACCAGCTCCTGCCCGCCGTCGCCCGGCGCGCCCAGCGCCTGCTCGCCGCCGTGGCGTGCGAGGTGTACGTGACGGGCAGCGACGGGGCGCTCGAGCTGGGCGCGGCGTCGCCCGCCAGCGCACCGCGCGACCGGCTGCCGAGCGCGGCCGACCTCGGCGTCGTGCTCGCCGGCGGCCGGGCCGACGACGGCGACAGCCGCCGCTTGGCCGAGCTGCTCTGGGGCGACCCCACCGCCGCGGCGCTGGTGGCGCCGATGGTCGCCGCCGACGAGCTGCTCGGGTTCCTGACGCTGCGCTTCCCCGGCGACCGGCCCGCCGACGCCGAGGCCCGCGAGGTGGCGACGTCGATCGCCGGCCAGTCCGCCATCGCGCTCAAGAACCTGCACCTGATCGAGCGCCTGACCGAGCACAACGCGATCAAGGACTTCCTCGAAGACCTCTCGCGCGGTCTGCCGGCGCCGGCCGGGCTGGCCGACCGCGGCCGCGCCCTCGGCTGCGACCTGCACCGGCCGCACCTGGTCCTTCAGGCGGCGCCGCGCTCCGGCGCCGGCACGCAGTCGTGGGAGGAGGTCGCCCGCGCCCTCGAGGCCGGCGCCGCCCGCGCCTTCCCCGGCTCGCTCTTCGACCGCCGCGACGGCGCGGTGCGCGGCCTCGTGCGGCTGGGCAACACCGACGAGGCGGCGGCGCTCGCCAAGCTGCGCGAGATGCACGCGGGCCTGAACCGCAACCACCCGCTCGCGATTGGCCTCTCGCACCGCTGTGAGGGGCCGGCCAGCTTCTCGACCGGCTTCGAGGAGGCGCAGCAGGCCGTCACCGCCGCGGCCGTGATCAGCCCGGAGCCGGGCGTCGTCAGCTTCGACGACCTGGGCGCCTACAAGTACCTGCTGCGGGTGTCCCAGGACGGCCGCACGCGCGACCACCGCGGCGACGCGCTGAAGAAGCTCGAGGCGTACGACCGCCGCCACCGCTCCTCGCTTCTGGCGACGCTCGAGGAGTACCTGAAGCGGCGCGGCAACATCGCCGCCGCCGCCCAGACGCTCTTCGTCCACCCGAACACCCTGCGCCAGCGCCTGCGCCGCATCCAGGACCTGACCGGCCTCGACGTGCAGAACGAGGACTGGCTGATGATCGAGATCGAGCTGAAGCTGCTCCGCCTGGAGCGCGCCCTGGGCAGAGCTGGCTGA
- a CDS encoding acyl-CoA dehydrogenase family protein: MATVAPQSAMDGLDPMFNPEWFFTSEQLELLERLREICTETIRPLAAENDRTLTFPRKSLEALAPDGFLGLMLPKEWGGLGQNHVMYAATTETIARYGDASCAMCYVMHIGAVEALKLRATEHTIEKYLKKVREGLLGTLSYSDPETGSHFWYPIASGARRADGGYEVLKKASWTTSAGFADFYVLQTTSPDYNGDYSNLSVFVVDAADIQAKPEEWDAMGLRGNQSGSLLLDWKFVPENQLVGPIGDGANSNDESVDPNFLVGSSGTWNGISLGAIDITVRHTTRKTHKDVGLRVCDYPTIQDAVGEAIMDTNASRMFVYSVAQALDKVTDGSQTNPAVGDLARGNYLHWLWQIKFNAAKNVAHVVDKMLHCCGGTGFKKEPLQLERYLRDGKAGWVMGPTNEVLRQFVGKTALLGMESLDYWNQVINRRALENEFKKMTADQKRELAEQLLSEAGASANGG; the protein is encoded by the coding sequence ATGGCAACGGTCGCACCTCAGTCGGCCATGGACGGGCTTGACCCGATGTTCAATCCGGAATGGTTCTTCACCTCCGAGCAGCTCGAGCTGCTGGAGCGGCTGCGGGAGATCTGCACAGAGACCATCCGGCCGCTCGCGGCCGAGAACGACCGGACGCTGACCTTCCCGCGCAAGAGCCTCGAGGCCCTGGCCCCGGACGGCTTCCTCGGCCTGATGCTGCCCAAGGAGTGGGGCGGCCTGGGCCAGAATCATGTCATGTACGCGGCCACCACAGAGACGATCGCCCGCTACGGCGACGCCTCCTGCGCCATGTGCTACGTCATGCACATCGGCGCGGTCGAGGCGCTCAAGCTGCGCGCGACCGAGCACACCATCGAGAAGTACCTGAAGAAGGTGCGCGAGGGCCTGCTAGGCACGCTGTCGTACTCCGACCCGGAGACCGGCTCGCACTTCTGGTACCCGATCGCCTCCGGCGCGCGCCGCGCCGACGGCGGCTACGAGGTGCTGAAGAAGGCGTCCTGGACGACCTCGGCCGGCTTCGCGGACTTCTACGTTCTCCAGACCACCTCGCCGGACTACAACGGCGACTACTCCAACCTGTCGGTGTTCGTCGTCGACGCGGCCGACATCCAGGCCAAGCCGGAGGAGTGGGACGCGATGGGCCTGCGCGGCAACCAGTCCGGCTCGCTCCTGCTCGACTGGAAGTTCGTGCCCGAGAACCAGCTGGTCGGCCCGATCGGCGACGGCGCCAACTCGAACGACGAGTCGGTCGACCCGAACTTCCTGGTCGGCTCCTCGGGCACGTGGAACGGCATCTCGCTCGGCGCGATCGACATCACCGTCCGCCACACCACCCGCAAGACCCACAAGGACGTGGGCCTGCGCGTGTGCGACTACCCGACGATCCAGGACGCGGTCGGCGAGGCGATCATGGACACGAACGCGTCGCGCATGTTCGTGTACTCGGTCGCCCAGGCGCTCGACAAGGTCACCGACGGGTCGCAGACGAACCCGGCGGTGGGCGACCTGGCCCGCGGCAACTACCTGCACTGGCTGTGGCAGATCAAGTTCAACGCGGCCAAGAACGTCGCCCACGTGGTCGACAAGATGCTCCACTGCTGTGGCGGCACCGGCTTCAAGAAGGAGCCGCTCCAGCTCGAGCGCTACCTCCGCGACGGCAAGGCCGGCTGGGTCATGGGCCCGACGAACGAGGTGCTGCGCCAGTTCGTCGGCAAGACCGCCCTCCTGGGGATGGAGTCGCTCGACTACTGGAACCAGGTGATCAACCGGCGGGCGCTCGAGAACGAGTTCAAGAAGATGACCGCCGACCAGAAGCGCGAGCTGGCAGAGCAGCTCCTGTCCGAGGCCGGCGCCTCGGCCAACGGCGGCTGA
- a CDS encoding FAD-dependent oxidoreductase, whose amino-acid sequence MIGLLRKHRFFRSHPLRASYDAVVIGGGAHGMATAYYLAKDHGMKNVAVVEQSYIGAGASGRNTTIIRSNYLTPEGTRFYEASVQLYKTLSQDLNFNMLFSQHGHLTLAHSDRSVNTMMERAEVNRLLGVDSRVIYPDEIKALEPMLDVSDHPTFPILAALYHPPGGIIRHDAVVWGYAKEADRLGVEIHPYTEVTGITRQNGRVTGIETNRGSISAGTVISCTSGWSTLVGRLAGIEVPITTHILQACVTEPVKPLLKKIIVSGTLHIYISQSDRGEFVMGSEIEPYSGYSNKGTFRFIEDLAMHMVELLPMLGRARILRQWTGLCDVSPDYAPIMGLTEADGFLIDAGWGTYGFKASPIVGKTMAELAATGKTPELIAPFRLSRFYENELVSERGAAAVSH is encoded by the coding sequence GTGATCGGGCTCCTGCGCAAGCACAGGTTCTTCCGCTCGCATCCGCTGCGGGCGAGCTACGACGCCGTCGTGATCGGCGGCGGTGCCCACGGCATGGCCACCGCCTACTACCTGGCCAAGGACCACGGGATGAAGAACGTGGCCGTGGTCGAGCAGAGCTACATCGGCGCCGGCGCGTCGGGCCGCAACACGACCATCATCCGGTCGAACTACCTGACGCCCGAGGGCACCCGGTTCTACGAGGCCAGCGTCCAGCTCTACAAGACGCTCTCGCAGGACCTGAACTTCAACATGCTCTTCTCGCAGCACGGCCACCTGACGCTGGCCCACTCCGACCGGTCGGTGAACACGATGATGGAGCGGGCCGAGGTGAACCGGCTGCTCGGCGTCGACTCGCGGGTGATCTACCCGGACGAGATCAAGGCGCTCGAGCCCATGCTCGACGTCTCCGACCACCCGACCTTCCCGATCCTGGCCGCCCTGTACCACCCGCCCGGCGGGATCATCCGCCACGACGCGGTGGTGTGGGGCTACGCCAAGGAGGCCGACCGGCTCGGCGTCGAGATCCACCCCTACACCGAGGTCACCGGCATCACCCGCCAGAACGGCCGGGTGACGGGCATCGAGACCAACCGCGGGTCGATCTCGGCCGGCACCGTGATCTCGTGCACCTCCGGCTGGTCGACCCTCGTGGGCCGCCTGGCCGGGATCGAGGTGCCGATCACGACGCACATCCTCCAGGCCTGCGTGACCGAGCCGGTGAAGCCGCTGCTGAAGAAGATCATCGTGTCCGGGACGCTGCACATCTACATCTCCCAGTCCGACCGCGGCGAGTTCGTGATGGGCTCCGAGATCGAGCCCTACTCCGGCTACTCCAACAAGGGCACGTTCCGGTTCATCGAGGACCTGGCGATGCACATGGTGGAGCTCCTGCCGATGCTCGGCCGCGCCCGCATCCTGCGCCAGTGGACCGGCCTCTGCGACGTCTCGCCGGACTACGCCCCGATCATGGGCCTGACCGAGGCGGACGGCTTCCTGATCGACGCGGGCTGGGGCACCTACGGCTTCAAGGCCTCGCCGATCGTCGGCAAGACGATGGCCGAGCTGGCCGCCACGGGCAAGACGCCCGAGCTGATCGCACCCTTCCGGCTGTCGCGCTTCTACGAGAACGAGCTCGTGTCCGAGCGCGGCGCGGCGGCCGTGTCGCATTGA
- a CDS encoding DEAD/DEAH box helicase — protein sequence MTDSFQALGVSEEVCAALAKAAITEPFAVQWLCIPAGLEGTDVIAKSPTGSGKTLAFGLPLIMLADPEATAPEALVLCPTRELAQQIGADLEPLAAARGVRVAVCYGGAGLPAQAKRASSSQIVIATPGRLIDLSGRRMVDLRNVRRLVLDEADRMVDMGFLPQVERIVPKLHRDRQTLFFSATVEGAAGVAARRFTRNAARIDASEHVTVERGDVDHSFISVTEAEKYAHLTELLEHAEGLTLVFCETKTNCAWLARRLEGSGVRCEAIHGDRSQAERNRAMSRFARGEVRVLVATDVAARGIDLDGIGLVVNYDAPSGADDYTHRVGRTARAGAAGRAVTLVTRDQQADVSRVATRLEIAEEFRSAGMAVSPPRLVYSSRRNGRGRRRF from the coding sequence ATGACCGACAGTTTCCAGGCCCTCGGCGTGAGCGAGGAGGTGTGCGCCGCGCTGGCGAAGGCCGCCATCACCGAGCCGTTCGCCGTGCAGTGGCTGTGCATCCCCGCCGGCCTCGAGGGCACGGACGTGATCGCGAAGAGCCCGACCGGGAGCGGCAAGACGCTCGCGTTCGGCCTCCCGCTGATCATGCTCGCCGACCCCGAGGCGACCGCCCCCGAGGCGCTCGTCCTCTGCCCCACCCGCGAGCTCGCCCAGCAGATCGGCGCCGACCTCGAGCCGCTCGCCGCGGCCCGCGGCGTGCGCGTTGCCGTCTGCTACGGCGGCGCCGGGCTCCCCGCCCAGGCCAAGCGGGCCTCGAGCAGCCAGATCGTGATCGCCACTCCGGGCCGCCTGATCGACCTGTCCGGCCGCCGGATGGTCGACCTGCGCAACGTGCGCCGGCTCGTCCTCGACGAGGCCGACCGGATGGTCGACATGGGCTTCCTGCCCCAGGTCGAGCGGATCGTGCCAAAGCTGCACCGCGACCGCCAGACGCTCTTCTTCTCGGCCACGGTCGAGGGGGCCGCGGGCGTCGCCGCCCGCCGCTTCACCCGCAACGCCGCCCGCATCGACGCGAGCGAGCACGTGACCGTCGAGCGCGGCGACGTCGACCACTCGTTCATCTCGGTGACCGAGGCGGAGAAGTACGCCCACCTGACGGAGCTGCTCGAGCACGCCGAGGGGCTCACGCTCGTGTTCTGCGAGACGAAGACGAACTGCGCCTGGCTGGCGCGGCGGCTCGAGGGCAGCGGCGTCCGCTGCGAGGCCATCCACGGCGACCGCAGCCAGGCCGAGCGGAACCGGGCGATGTCGCGCTTCGCGCGCGGCGAGGTGCGCGTGCTCGTCGCCACCGACGTGGCCGCCCGCGGGATCGACCTCGACGGGATCGGGCTGGTCGTGAACTACGACGCCCCCAGCGGCGCCGACGACTACACGCACCGGGTCGGGCGCACCGCCCGCGCCGGCGCCGCCGGCCGCGCGGTCACGCTCGTCACGCGCGACCAGCAGGCCGACGTCAGCCGGGTGGCGACGCGGCTCGAGATCGCCGAGGAGTTCCGCTCGGCCGGGATGGCCGTTTCACCGCCGCGACTGGTCTACTCCAGCCGCCGCAACGGCCGCGGCCGCCGCCGCTTCTAG
- a CDS encoding sarcosine oxidase subunit delta has translation MSFLLECPNCGRRPVDEYAYGGEVTVRPKSADDARALFSYLYFRQNDAGPQREWWFHSSGCREWFQAERDTRSNDVMQVAPPGGLT, from the coding sequence ATGTCGTTTCTCCTGGAGTGCCCCAATTGCGGTCGTAGGCCGGTGGACGAGTACGCCTACGGCGGTGAGGTGACCGTGCGGCCGAAGTCGGCCGACGACGCCCGCGCGCTGTTCTCGTACCTCTACTTCCGCCAGAACGACGCGGGCCCGCAGCGGGAATGGTGGTTCCACTCCTCCGGCTGCCGGGAGTGGTTCCAGGCCGAGCGCGACACCCGTTCGAACGACGTCATGCAGGTGGCGCCCCCGGGAGGACTGACATGA
- a CDS encoding 2Fe-2S iron-sulfur cluster-binding protein, whose translation MNRLAERRGELIDRGRTVTFSWRGRTVEGLAGDTVASALYADGVRVFSRSFKYHRPRGLLCCGGQCPNCLVQVDGDPAVRACMTPIEEGMQVEHINAWPSLERDALHTLASATPAFGMQVGFYYKTFMRPRWAWKYYEKFLRSAAGLGKLDPDHRRDRRYEKVHRHVDVLVIGGGESGLEAALHAARDGRDTALVEEGLALGGRLAFSGIDGANRAADLTAAAREAGVEILQPAWAGGVYEGNLVPVYQGDTMYRFRAGEIVLATGVIEQPLVFAGNDLPGVMLGSAARRLVNQFRIVPGDESVVLTVDDLGIAAACDLAEAGVAVSAVVDTREGDTDERLGVYGIEHLRGFAPVQARGRGAVSGVVVARGGERRSLPADLLVMSGGTVAQYGTLVQSGGSIRYDAERRIYVPDNVPAGVRVAGEPVGTTSAVPACADGGKGKQFVCYCEDVTTKDVNLSVQEGFASLELSKRYTTVTMGPCQGKMCHRNSGLVMARELGVDADEQRVGVTTARPPHNPTSFSLLAGRGYEPVKRTSVHHWHADRGGKMLWAGDWKRPYDYGTPEDETAAVHESLGLIDVSTLGKLIVRGPDAAAFLERIYPNRYGDMKLARVRYGIVCGDDGSILDDGTVARLSETEFYVTTTSSGAGGMEQWFTWWNAVWGMDCQIVNVTSAIAAFNLAGPNARTALAGLTDFDLGNDAFPYLGAGHAEVAGVPCLLLRIGFVGELGYEIHCPAAAGEHLWEALMAAGESFSVKPFGLEPQRVLRLEKMHVIVGQDTNAESQPLEAGMPWIVKLDKENDWIGRYSIEWYQSRGNRASLVGFEGSNGAVPKEGAQVVVNGEPVGRVTSSRFSRRLGKAIGIAWVPADLSAEGTAITLSDPSGASIPASVTLRAFYDPDQERLRS comes from the coding sequence ATGAACCGCCTGGCAGAGCGCCGCGGTGAGCTGATCGACCGCGGCCGCACCGTCACGTTCTCGTGGCGGGGCCGGACGGTCGAGGGCCTCGCCGGCGACACGGTCGCCTCGGCGCTCTACGCCGACGGCGTCCGCGTCTTCTCGCGCTCGTTCAAGTACCACCGCCCCCGCGGCCTTCTGTGCTGCGGCGGCCAGTGCCCCAACTGCCTCGTCCAGGTGGATGGCGACCCGGCCGTGCGCGCCTGCATGACGCCCATCGAGGAGGGCATGCAGGTCGAGCACATCAACGCCTGGCCGTCGCTCGAGCGCGACGCCCTGCACACGCTGGCCTCGGCGACGCCGGCGTTCGGGATGCAGGTGGGTTTCTACTACAAGACGTTCATGCGCCCGCGCTGGGCGTGGAAGTACTACGAGAAGTTCCTGCGCTCGGCGGCGGGCCTCGGCAAGCTCGACCCGGACCACCGCCGCGACCGCCGCTACGAGAAGGTGCACCGGCACGTCGACGTGCTCGTGATCGGCGGCGGCGAGTCGGGCCTCGAGGCGGCGCTTCACGCCGCCCGCGACGGCCGCGACACCGCGCTCGTCGAGGAGGGCCTCGCCCTCGGCGGCCGGCTCGCGTTCTCCGGCATCGACGGCGCCAACCGGGCGGCCGACCTCACGGCGGCCGCGCGCGAGGCAGGCGTCGAGATCCTGCAGCCGGCCTGGGCCGGCGGCGTCTACGAGGGCAACCTCGTGCCCGTCTACCAGGGCGACACGATGTACCGCTTCCGGGCCGGCGAGATCGTTCTCGCCACCGGCGTGATCGAGCAGCCGCTCGTGTTCGCGGGGAACGACCTGCCCGGCGTGATGCTCGGGTCGGCCGCGCGCCGGCTCGTGAATCAGTTCCGGATCGTCCCCGGCGACGAGTCGGTCGTCCTCACCGTCGACGACCTCGGCATCGCGGCCGCCTGCGACCTGGCCGAGGCCGGGGTGGCCGTCTCGGCCGTCGTCGACACCCGCGAGGGCGACACCGACGAGCGCCTGGGCGTCTACGGCATCGAGCACCTGCGCGGCTTCGCGCCCGTCCAGGCCCGCGGCCGCGGCGCCGTCAGCGGCGTGGTCGTCGCCCGCGGCGGCGAGCGCCGCTCGCTCCCGGCCGACCTGCTCGTGATGAGCGGCGGCACGGTCGCCCAGTACGGCACGCTCGTGCAGTCCGGCGGCTCGATCCGCTACGACGCCGAGCGCCGCATCTACGTGCCCGACAACGTCCCGGCGGGCGTCCGCGTCGCCGGCGAGCCGGTGGGGACGACCTCGGCCGTGCCGGCCTGCGCCGACGGCGGCAAGGGCAAGCAGTTCGTCTGCTACTGCGAGGACGTGACGACGAAGGACGTGAACCTTTCGGTGCAGGAGGGGTTCGCCTCGCTCGAGCTCTCCAAGCGCTACACGACCGTGACGATGGGCCCCTGTCAGGGCAAGATGTGCCACCGAAACTCCGGCCTCGTCATGGCCCGTGAGCTCGGCGTCGACGCCGACGAACAGCGCGTCGGCGTGACGACGGCGCGGCCGCCGCACAACCCGACGAGCTTCTCGCTCCTGGCGGGCCGCGGCTACGAGCCGGTCAAGCGCACCTCCGTGCACCACTGGCACGCCGACCGCGGCGGCAAGATGCTCTGGGCCGGCGACTGGAAGCGGCCCTACGACTACGGCACGCCGGAGGACGAGACCGCCGCCGTGCACGAGTCGCTCGGCCTGATCGACGTCTCGACGCTCGGCAAGCTGATCGTGCGCGGCCCCGACGCTGCGGCCTTCCTGGAGCGGATCTACCCGAACCGCTACGGCGACATGAAGCTCGCCCGCGTCCGCTACGGCATCGTCTGCGGCGACGACGGCTCGATCCTCGACGACGGCACGGTCGCCCGCCTCTCCGAGACCGAGTTCTACGTGACGACCACCTCGTCCGGCGCGGGCGGGATGGAGCAGTGGTTCACGTGGTGGAACGCGGTGTGGGGGATGGACTGCCAGATCGTGAACGTCACCTCGGCCATCGCGGCGTTCAACCTGGCCGGGCCGAACGCCCGCACCGCCCTCGCGGGCCTCACCGACTTCGACCTTGGAAACGACGCGTTCCCCTACCTGGGCGCCGGACACGCCGAGGTCGCCGGCGTGCCCTGCCTGCTCCTGCGCATCGGCTTCGTCGGCGAGCTCGGCTACGAGATCCACTGCCCGGCGGCCGCCGGCGAGCACCTGTGGGAGGCCCTGATGGCGGCCGGCGAGAGCTTCTCGGTGAAGCCGTTCGGGCTCGAGCCCCAGCGCGTCCTGCGCCTCGAGAAGATGCACGTGATCGTCGGCCAGGACACGAACGCCGAGTCGCAGCCGCTCGAGGCCGGCATGCCGTGGATCGTCAAGCTCGACAAGGAGAACGACTGGATCGGGCGCTACTCGATCGAGTGGTACCAGAGCCGCGGCAACCGGGCCTCGCTGGTCGGCTTCGAGGGCTCGAACGGGGCCGTGCCGAAGGAGGGCGCGCAGGTCGTCGTGAACGGCGAGCCCGTCGGCCGGGTCACGTCGTCGCGCTTCTCGCGCCGGCTGGGCAAGGCGATCGGCATCGCCTGGGTGCCGGCCGACCTCTCGGCCGAGGGCACGGCGATCACCCTGTCCGATCCGTCCGGAGCCAGCATCCCGGCAAGCGTCACGCTGCGGGCCTTCTACGACCCCGACCAGGAGCGGCTGCGGTCGTGA
- the glnT gene encoding type III glutamate--ammonia ligase, with product MATTMARPAAEAVKKRAEEEGIEFFFAQFVDMNAKPSAKLVPMSNFDGLVSEGAGFAGFAAGPIGQTPASPDMMAIPDLNSYTRVPFKDNLARFACDIYVEGKEWPYCPRTILRRQLERAKSLGYTFKIGMELEFFLLRETADGGIELADPLDRLDQPCYDMKGLTRHYEFLSRLSSYVNELGWGSYANDHEDANGQFESNFEFADALTTCDRAIFFRYMVHAMAQAEGMLATFMPKPFGHLTGNGGHFHMSLWDESGERDLFADDDDANGLGLSQLAYQFTAGLKKHAKAYIAVTAPTVNSYKRLTTTAGTPTSGATWSPIFITHGANNRTQMLRLPGGHVEDRTVDGSCNPYLAAAVVLAAGLDGIEHGLDPGKHNDENLYTLSTEELAKRGIELLPANLLDATRHLADDPVLREALGNTGSEDYIDYYVKTKQSEWAAYHEQVTPWEVKNYLTLF from the coding sequence ATGGCGACCACCATGGCCAGGCCCGCCGCCGAGGCGGTCAAGAAGCGCGCCGAGGAAGAGGGAATCGAGTTCTTCTTCGCCCAGTTCGTGGACATGAACGCCAAGCCGTCCGCGAAGCTCGTGCCCATGTCGAACTTCGACGGGCTCGTCAGCGAGGGCGCCGGCTTCGCGGGGTTCGCCGCCGGCCCGATCGGCCAGACGCCGGCGTCGCCGGACATGATGGCCATCCCCGACCTGAACAGCTACACGCGCGTGCCGTTCAAGGACAACCTCGCCCGATTCGCGTGCGACATCTACGTCGAGGGCAAGGAGTGGCCCTACTGCCCGCGCACGATCTTGCGCCGCCAGCTCGAGCGGGCCAAGTCGCTCGGCTACACGTTCAAGATCGGGATGGAGCTCGAGTTCTTCCTGCTCCGCGAGACGGCCGACGGCGGCATCGAGCTCGCCGACCCGCTCGACCGGCTCGACCAGCCCTGCTACGACATGAAGGGGCTGACCCGCCACTACGAGTTCCTGAGCCGGCTCTCGAGCTACGTGAACGAGCTCGGCTGGGGCAGCTACGCGAACGACCACGAGGACGCGAACGGGCAGTTCGAGTCGAACTTCGAGTTCGCCGACGCGCTCACGACCTGCGACCGGGCCATCTTCTTCCGCTACATGGTGCACGCCATGGCCCAGGCGGAGGGGATGCTGGCGACGTTCATGCCCAAGCCGTTCGGGCACCTGACCGGAAACGGCGGCCACTTCCACATGTCGCTGTGGGACGAGAGCGGCGAGCGCGACCTGTTCGCCGACGATGACGACGCCAACGGGCTCGGCCTGAGCCAGCTGGCCTACCAGTTCACCGCCGGCCTGAAGAAGCACGCGAAGGCCTACATCGCGGTGACGGCGCCGACCGTCAACAGCTACAAGCGGCTGACGACGACGGCGGGCACGCCGACCTCGGGCGCGACCTGGTCGCCGATCTTCATCACCCACGGCGCCAACAACCGCACCCAGATGCTGCGTCTCCCCGGCGGCCACGTCGAGGATCGCACGGTGGACGGCTCGTGCAACCCGTACCTGGCTGCGGCGGTCGTCCTGGCCGCGGGTCTCGACGGCATCGAGCACGGCCTCGACCCGGGCAAGCACAACGACGAGAACCTCTACACGCTCTCGACCGAGGAGCTGGCCAAGCGCGGCATCGAGCTCTTGCCGGCGAACCTGCTCGACGCGACTCGCCACCTGGCCGACGACCCGGTGCTCCGCGAGGCCCTGGGCAATACGGGCAGCGAGGACTACATCGACTACTACGTGAAGACGAAGCAGTCGGAGTGGGCGGCCTACCACGAGCAGGTCACGCCGTGGGAGGTCAAGAACTACCTGACGCTCTTCTAG